The proteins below are encoded in one region of Limnohabitans sp. 63ED37-2:
- a CDS encoding DUF6876 family protein, producing the protein MKTQIELASHGLDSNTLAHFTGTTKYYRISRKHLLTDGTKYLAEQGKCFWMMDAIASHLAEIGIADWFVLIKVQVNQARALMIYEDGNGTEHARQEIPYTDFPLNALTLYASWDGEHWVIMLPSEY; encoded by the coding sequence ATGAAGACGCAAATTGAGTTGGCTAGTCATGGATTAGATAGCAACACATTGGCACACTTTACGGGTACTACAAAGTACTACCGGATTAGTCGCAAACACTTGTTAACGGACGGTACAAAGTATTTGGCAGAGCAGGGCAAGTGTTTTTGGATGATGGATGCAATCGCAAGCCATCTAGCTGAGATCGGTATTGCAGATTGGTTTGTACTTATTAAAGTACAGGTTAATCAAGCCCGTGCGTTGATGATCTATGAGGATGGCAATGGCACTGAGCACGCTAGACAAGAAATTCCTTACACGGATTTCCCATTGAATGCTTTAACACTCTATGCAAGTTGGGATGGAGAGCATTGGGTGATCATGCTTCCTAGTGAGTACTGA
- a CDS encoding tyrosine-type recombinase/integrase produces the protein MAQAKTLTKEEMTRVLDYINTRRFAQRNRAMMLLTHLAGLRIGEVACLRWSDVTNSDGKIKDEIRLLPDMTKGRHARTVFINSKLKIELQTYADQAKCIDRCYPFFATQKSIKSGFSANSLSQTIALLYEGAGLEGASSHSGRRTFLTNLANKGTSIHLLKSLAGHRSIQTTALYLYSSPIQLKAVVELV, from the coding sequence ATGGCACAAGCAAAAACACTGACAAAAGAAGAGATGACGCGAGTACTGGACTACATCAACACACGCCGCTTCGCGCAACGCAATAGAGCAATGATGTTGCTCACACACCTAGCTGGTTTACGAATTGGCGAAGTCGCTTGCCTGCGCTGGAGCGATGTCACAAACAGTGACGGAAAAATTAAAGATGAAATTCGCTTGCTGCCTGATATGACAAAAGGACGTCATGCACGAACAGTCTTTATCAATTCAAAACTCAAAATTGAACTTCAAACTTATGCAGATCAAGCAAAATGCATAGATCGCTGCTACCCATTCTTTGCAACTCAAAAAAGTATCAAATCAGGATTCAGTGCAAATAGTTTGTCTCAAACTATTGCCCTTCTCTATGAAGGAGCAGGACTTGAAGGTGCAAGCAGTCACAGCGGTCGGAGAACTTTTTTGACAAACCTTGCAAATAAAGGAACTTCAATCCACTTACTCAAATCGCTTGCTGGACATCGCAGCATTCAAACAACTGCTCTATACCTCTACTCTAGCCCAATTCAATTAAAGGCGGTTGTTGAGTTAGTTTAA
- a CDS encoding DUF6641 family protein, whose amino-acid sequence MSTKDELQQKKRLQKDTFHKIPSLLCLNRAREFPSKLTGFTWIGCPTRKSENKFVLLIYKMESKMSALSKLKFISMERRENSNPLLVKRQKLANKISEQIQLAKATQSGKKFKAVKVRKITDLESGEQREIEVPKRLKPWWWSNEQGKICINVRYGARVLEVIEGKNSIEVENLAAVITALEVLRAAVEQGELDERINVISKLVNAGFGRDLS is encoded by the coding sequence TTGAGCACAAAAGACGAATTGCAGCAGAAGAAGCGCTTGCAAAAGGATACGTTCCACAAAATTCCATCATTACTTTGTCTAAATAGAGCAAGAGAGTTTCCTTCCAAATTGACGGGTTTTACTTGGATCGGTTGCCCAACACGCAAGTCAGAAAATAAATTTGTACTCCTTATCTACAAAATGGAGTCAAAAATGTCTGCGCTTAGTAAGCTGAAATTCATATCTATGGAGCGGCGAGAGAATTCGAATCCCTTGCTTGTTAAAAGACAAAAATTAGCCAACAAAATTAGTGAACAAATTCAACTGGCAAAGGCTACCCAGTCTGGTAAGAAATTCAAAGCGGTAAAGGTTCGCAAGATCACAGACCTGGAATCTGGGGAGCAACGGGAAATAGAAGTTCCAAAGCGTCTCAAGCCATGGTGGTGGTCAAATGAACAAGGAAAGATATGTATCAATGTTCGTTATGGTGCACGAGTTCTAGAGGTGATTGAAGGAAAAAATAGTATTGAAGTGGAAAATTTGGCTGCTGTTATTACAGCTCTTGAAGTATTGCGAGCAGCAGTAGAGCAAGGCGAGCTAGATGAGCGAATCAACGTGATCAGTAAATTAGTCAATGCTGGTTTCGGACGCGATTTGAGTTAA
- a CDS encoding efflux RND transporter periplasmic adaptor subunit, which produces MTFKTTLSTLTVVMAAVTALSPVTSTWAGEGHDHGGASATPNMNGPQRLPDGSVFLPKPAQRQLAIRTIKVEVTDLPRSIELNGKVSMDPNAGGKVQAINAGRIEAGPKGLPNLGTAVRKGDVLAYLVSSLAPIEQSNQFAQLAELKAAKSLAEKRLARFKELSDTVPRKDIEAAESELQSLTGRVSAVSTGLNHREPLVAPVSGVIASANVVAGQVIDARELVFEIVDPARLRIEALAFDTALIASVDKAFMAVNGQQISLQFLGAARSLREQALPMNFKAQGEELSALALGEPVRVVIQTKDKVKGMAVPVSALMKNPANQPIVWVKTAAERFTPRTITFEPLDGTRVAITSGLEMGDLIATQGATLINQVR; this is translated from the coding sequence ATGACTTTCAAAACCACTCTTTCAACACTGACTGTCGTGATGGCCGCAGTGACTGCCCTATCTCCGGTGACCAGCACTTGGGCTGGTGAAGGCCATGACCATGGCGGTGCATCTGCTACTCCCAACATGAACGGGCCTCAGCGCTTGCCCGATGGCAGCGTCTTCTTACCAAAGCCAGCCCAACGTCAATTGGCAATTCGAACTATAAAAGTGGAAGTTACAGACTTGCCGAGGTCAATAGAACTCAACGGCAAGGTCAGCATGGACCCCAATGCTGGTGGCAAAGTTCAAGCCATCAATGCTGGTCGAATCGAAGCCGGTCCTAAAGGTCTGCCAAATCTCGGTACTGCAGTGCGCAAAGGGGATGTTCTTGCTTATCTTGTGTCTTCACTTGCGCCTATTGAGCAATCCAATCAGTTTGCACAGTTGGCAGAACTCAAAGCAGCTAAATCTCTTGCAGAAAAACGACTGGCACGATTTAAGGAACTTTCCGATACCGTGCCACGCAAAGACATCGAAGCAGCTGAGAGCGAGCTACAAAGCTTGACTGGCCGCGTCTCGGCAGTTAGCACAGGACTGAACCACCGAGAACCTTTGGTGGCACCCGTTTCTGGCGTGATTGCCTCAGCAAATGTGGTGGCAGGACAAGTGATCGATGCGCGAGAGTTGGTGTTTGAAATTGTGGACCCAGCACGCCTGCGAATTGAAGCCTTGGCTTTTGACACCGCTCTCATCGCCAGCGTGGACAAGGCGTTCATGGCAGTGAATGGCCAACAAATTTCGCTTCAATTTTTAGGTGCAGCACGCAGCCTGCGTGAGCAAGCACTGCCCATGAATTTCAAGGCTCAGGGCGAAGAACTGAGCGCATTGGCTCTCGGTGAGCCAGTCAGGGTGGTGATTCAGACCAAAGACAAGGTGAAAGGTATGGCTGTTCCAGTTTCTGCTTTGATGAAGAACCCTGCCAATCAGCCAATTGTTTGGGTCAAAACAGCCGCTGAGCGATTCACACCGCGCACCATCACTTTTGAACCCTTGGACGGTACACGGGTTGCTATTACATCGGGTCTTGAGATGGGCGATTTGATCGCTACGCAAGGCGCAACATTGATTAACCAAGTGCGTTGA
- a CDS encoding tyrosine-type recombinase/integrase: MNSKNEISILNLEPEVQIRRIIKVRDVEFEEEFLSELLSNYFSRKINGEFPKLSDALNIYLNESHSSGTYKFQIDAINAFNNFVNLNGNLYLYELRHIHICNLRDHLLQQDLKPVTVRKQTAILNAMLNLAFKHLDINRLSPFRGLRIAGEGRERRPMRTITPELIQEVKKKLLFKPKQPYKLIGLMQLNTGMRLSEPVFAKREDCVLDHPIPHIWIRRNELSDRKTKSSIRAIPLIGISLWAAGRLVELAKEQGSEWLTPSYAHLGGNSSCSAIMNKYLAELEFRSHMFRHALIDRMKAQNNISIPLAESITGHASRFASEFQTYGTIGYTLEQKLDVLKRIEI; encoded by the coding sequence ATGAATTCAAAAAATGAAATTTCAATTTTGAATTTAGAGCCTGAAGTTCAAATTCGCAGAATCATCAAAGTCAGAGATGTGGAATTTGAAGAGGAATTTCTATCGGAATTGCTGTCAAATTATTTTTCTAGAAAAATCAACGGTGAATTTCCCAAGCTTTCTGACGCTCTAAACATATATTTGAACGAAAGCCATTCTTCTGGCACTTACAAATTTCAAATTGATGCTATCAATGCGTTCAACAATTTTGTGAATTTAAACGGCAATTTGTATTTGTATGAATTGCGACACATTCATATCTGTAATTTACGTGATCATTTGTTGCAGCAAGACTTGAAACCAGTGACTGTTAGAAAACAAACCGCAATTTTGAATGCAATGTTGAATTTGGCATTCAAACATTTGGACATCAACAGATTGAGTCCATTTCGCGGGCTTCGAATTGCAGGAGAGGGCAGGGAAAGACGCCCAATGCGAACAATCACTCCTGAATTAATTCAAGAAGTCAAAAAGAAATTGTTGTTCAAACCGAAGCAACCATACAAATTAATTGGCTTGATGCAGCTGAATACGGGAATGCGATTATCTGAGCCAGTCTTTGCTAAGCGGGAGGACTGTGTACTAGATCATCCAATTCCGCATATTTGGATTCGCCGCAATGAATTGTCTGATCGAAAGACTAAAAGTAGCATTCGCGCGATTCCACTAATTGGTATTTCGCTTTGGGCTGCAGGGAGATTGGTAGAACTTGCAAAAGAGCAGGGCAGTGAGTGGCTGACTCCAAGCTATGCACATTTGGGTGGCAACAGTAGCTGCTCAGCAATTATGAACAAATACTTGGCTGAACTTGAATTCAGGAGCCATATGTTCAGGCATGCGTTGATTGACAGGATGAAGGCTCAAAACAATATTTCTATACCTTTGGCCGAAAGCATTACAGGACATGCATCGAGGTTTGCATCTGAGTTTCAAACGTATGGCACGATTGGATATACGTTAGAGCAAAAGTTGGATGTGTTGAAACGTATAGAAATTTAG
- a CDS encoding IS30 family transposase, which translates to MYKHLSREERYQIHSLLKAKQTISEIARSLGRSRSTISRELSRGRGQRGYRAEQACAKASERAQRSRNARRLDSKVWSDVDFYLGIQWSPEQIAGKVAVSHESVYLYVYANKAAGGDLHTHLRSQKPRRKRHLCGRDRRGQIPNRRPISERPSHIEDRKQVGHWEGDTVIGAAHKQAIVTLVERKSGFAVLAKVPNKSADLVGRAIEGMLKPLSSRVKTLTVDNGKEFADHQAIDQALGIQTYFADPYCSWQRGSNENFNGLLRQYIPKKRRMETVTDEELTMIENRLNHRPRKRLGFKTPHEVFHASLNRVAVRT; encoded by the coding sequence ATGTACAAGCACCTCAGCCGAGAAGAACGATACCAAATTCACAGCCTCTTGAAAGCCAAACAGACCATCAGCGAGATCGCCCGTTCATTGGGCAGGAGCCGCAGCACCATCAGCCGCGAACTCAGCCGTGGCCGCGGTCAGCGTGGCTATCGCGCCGAACAAGCCTGCGCCAAGGCTTCTGAGCGGGCACAGCGAAGCCGTAATGCCCGCCGTTTAGATTCCAAAGTCTGGTCCGATGTGGATTTCTACCTTGGCATTCAATGGAGCCCCGAGCAGATTGCAGGCAAGGTGGCGGTCAGCCATGAGAGCGTCTATTTGTATGTCTATGCGAACAAGGCTGCCGGTGGTGATTTACACACGCACCTGCGTAGCCAAAAGCCTCGGCGCAAACGCCACCTGTGCGGGCGTGATAGACGTGGTCAGATCCCGAACCGCCGCCCGATCAGCGAGAGACCAAGCCACATTGAAGATCGCAAGCAAGTGGGCCACTGGGAAGGTGATACCGTTATTGGCGCGGCTCACAAACAAGCCATCGTGACACTGGTAGAACGCAAGAGTGGCTTTGCTGTGCTGGCCAAAGTGCCCAACAAGTCTGCTGATTTGGTGGGCCGGGCTATTGAAGGCATGCTCAAGCCCCTGAGCTCACGGGTGAAGACCTTGACGGTAGACAACGGCAAGGAGTTTGCCGATCACCAGGCCATCGATCAGGCCCTTGGCATCCAGACTTACTTTGCCGATCCGTATTGCAGCTGGCAGCGCGGCAGCAACGAGAACTTCAATGGTTTGCTGCGCCAATACATTCCCAAGAAACGGCGCATGGAAACTGTCACCGATGAGGAGTTGACTATGATCGAAAACAGATTGAATCACCGGCCCAGAAAGCGGCTGGGATTCAAGACACCCCACGAGGTGTTTCACGCCTCGTTAAACCGTGTTGCAGTTCGTACTTGA
- a CDS encoding efflux RND transporter permease subunit, whose translation MFKWLLENSLANRLLVIIASVVLMTYGAFTLTKTPVDVFPDLNKPTVTIMTESGGMAPEEVEQLITFPLETAMNGLPSVESVRSISSAGLSFLYVTFKWDTDIFRARQLVSERLSAMEDGMPAGVMPRMGPISSIMGEIMQIAIPVDSQKISAMAVREYADWVLRPRLLSVSGVAQVIPIGGEVRQFQVQPNTARMAELGISHDQMEAALKGFSANTSGGFLELNGREYLIRNLGRTSRLDDLKNLALTTKNGQPILLRQIADVTFAAALKRGDAGFEGKPAVILGIQKQPTADTIALTRAIEDALVGLKSSLPAGMDAPRVTFRQASFIEASINTLQGKLIGASVFVAVILFFFLGTVRPTIIALTAIPVSIFITSLVFKYFGLSINTMTLGGLAIAIGGLVDDAVVDVENILRRLKEDRIKHPQHRLHPLEVVAKASMEVRSAILYATVIIVLVFIPLFALPGLEGKLFVPLGISFIVSTLASLLVSVTITPVLSYYLLPTMKNLDHGDTKVLIWLKTRYASSLQSVLQKPKIALVASGFAVLTAIAAVPFFPTTFLPPFSEGTLLIGLRLNPGVTLSETTALARQAEVLVKQVPEVTHVGRRSGRAELDEHAEGVHVSELDVGLKPTGELMRSMDEIKADIRSRLVNLPAALEIGQPISHRIDHMLSGVRSQIAIKIFGDDLDGLRGQADSLRARLATIPGIADLQIEKQVLAPQIKVRIDYAAAAQYGIPAPQVLSTLQSLVEGEKITQIVEGGRRFALVVRLPESARSVEGLNQILIETPNGRVPLSKLATIEDGDGPNQISRDDGKRRIVLSANASGRALSEIVADIRAVVADTKLPEGYFITLGGQFQAQEEASRLVGLLSIVSLVLMFVVLYSRYKSTRLSALIMVNIPLALVGAVLGLWLSGQPLSVAALVGFITLAGISVRNGILKVSHYINLMRFEGENFDHKMIIRGSLERLSPVLMTALVTAFALAPLLFEAERPGTEVLHPVAVVIFSGLISSTLLDTFLTPVMFWLFGRRDAERLTEDKDAEAF comes from the coding sequence ATGTTTAAGTGGTTACTTGAAAACAGTTTAGCCAATCGATTGCTGGTGATCATCGCCAGTGTCGTATTGATGACCTACGGCGCATTCACATTGACAAAAACACCAGTGGATGTTTTTCCTGATTTGAACAAGCCCACGGTCACCATCATGACCGAATCAGGTGGCATGGCGCCAGAAGAGGTTGAGCAACTCATCACCTTCCCCCTAGAGACCGCCATGAACGGTTTGCCTAGCGTTGAATCCGTCCGGTCTATTTCGTCAGCCGGATTGTCATTTTTATATGTGACTTTCAAATGGGATACAGATATTTTCCGTGCAAGACAGTTGGTATCTGAGCGACTGTCAGCCATGGAAGACGGTATGCCTGCTGGCGTAATGCCGCGCATGGGACCAATTAGCTCGATCATGGGTGAGATCATGCAAATCGCTATTCCAGTCGATTCGCAGAAGATTTCAGCTATGGCTGTCCGTGAGTACGCAGACTGGGTTTTGCGTCCACGCCTTCTGTCGGTTTCTGGGGTTGCCCAAGTTATTCCAATTGGTGGCGAGGTGCGTCAGTTTCAGGTGCAACCCAATACGGCTCGTATGGCTGAGTTGGGCATCTCACACGATCAAATGGAAGCTGCGCTGAAAGGTTTTTCTGCCAATACCTCCGGTGGCTTTTTGGAACTCAATGGACGGGAATACCTGATCCGCAACCTCGGACGAACTTCCCGTTTGGATGATCTGAAAAATCTGGCACTGACCACAAAAAATGGGCAGCCAATCTTGTTGCGTCAAATTGCCGATGTTACTTTTGCTGCAGCGTTGAAGCGTGGTGATGCAGGGTTTGAGGGGAAACCGGCAGTTATTTTGGGTATTCAGAAACAACCCACAGCAGACACGATTGCTCTTACCCGTGCAATTGAGGATGCGTTGGTAGGTTTGAAATCATCCTTGCCAGCTGGCATGGATGCCCCTCGCGTCACATTCAGACAGGCCAGCTTCATCGAAGCATCCATCAATACGCTACAAGGCAAATTGATTGGTGCATCCGTCTTTGTCGCTGTGATTTTGTTCTTTTTCTTAGGTACGGTTCGACCCACCATCATCGCCTTGACAGCGATTCCCGTATCCATCTTCATCACCTCTTTGGTATTCAAGTACTTTGGCTTGTCTATCAACACCATGACTCTTGGAGGATTGGCCATTGCCATTGGCGGTCTGGTCGACGATGCGGTGGTCGACGTAGAGAACATTCTGCGACGGTTGAAGGAAGATCGCATAAAACATCCGCAGCATCGGCTTCATCCGTTGGAAGTTGTAGCGAAAGCCTCAATGGAGGTTAGATCTGCCATTTTGTATGCCACGGTGATCATCGTCCTCGTTTTCATTCCGTTGTTTGCATTGCCCGGCTTGGAGGGAAAGCTCTTTGTTCCGTTGGGCATTTCCTTCATCGTTTCAACTCTGGCTTCATTGCTTGTCTCGGTCACCATTACCCCCGTGCTGAGTTACTACCTCCTGCCGACCATGAAAAACTTGGATCATGGGGATACCAAGGTTCTGATTTGGCTCAAAACACGCTATGCAAGCAGTCTTCAAAGCGTTTTACAAAAACCGAAGATTGCATTGGTTGCCTCTGGATTCGCCGTGCTGACGGCAATTGCAGCAGTACCATTTTTCCCGACGACTTTCTTGCCACCATTCAGCGAAGGAACACTGCTGATCGGACTGCGCTTGAACCCCGGCGTGACTTTGTCCGAAACCACTGCATTGGCCAGACAAGCCGAGGTCTTGGTCAAGCAAGTACCAGAGGTCACACATGTCGGTCGTCGAAGCGGACGAGCTGAGCTTGATGAGCACGCAGAAGGCGTTCACGTGAGTGAGCTGGACGTGGGCCTCAAACCAACGGGTGAGCTGATGCGCAGTATGGATGAAATCAAGGCAGACATCCGTTCTCGCCTTGTCAATTTGCCCGCCGCCCTAGAAATCGGTCAACCCATTTCCCACCGTATCGATCACATGCTGTCCGGGGTGCGCTCGCAAATCGCCATCAAAATTTTTGGCGATGACTTAGATGGATTGCGTGGGCAAGCTGATTCGTTGAGAGCACGATTAGCGACTATTCCCGGCATTGCTGATTTGCAAATTGAAAAGCAAGTGCTGGCACCGCAAATCAAGGTTCGTATTGACTATGCCGCCGCAGCTCAATACGGAATTCCTGCACCACAAGTGCTCTCGACTTTGCAAAGCTTGGTCGAAGGCGAAAAAATCACCCAGATTGTGGAAGGCGGACGTCGTTTTGCGTTGGTCGTGCGCTTGCCTGAATCTGCTCGTTCGGTTGAGGGCTTAAATCAAATCTTGATTGAGACTCCCAACGGTCGAGTGCCATTGTCAAAGTTGGCGACGATTGAGGATGGCGATGGCCCGAACCAAATCAGCCGCGATGACGGCAAACGCCGCATCGTTTTGTCCGCAAACGCATCTGGTCGAGCTTTGTCAGAAATTGTTGCGGATATTCGCGCTGTGGTGGCTGACACCAAACTCCCCGAGGGGTACTTCATCACGCTAGGCGGTCAGTTTCAAGCTCAAGAGGAAGCTTCACGACTTGTGGGGCTGCTCTCAATCGTGTCGCTGGTCTTGATGTTTGTGGTTCTGTACAGCCGCTACAAGTCGACGCGACTTTCCGCGTTGATCATGGTGAACATACCGCTGGCCTTGGTAGGTGCAGTTCTCGGGCTGTGGTTGTCAGGACAGCCGTTGTCTGTTGCCGCTTTGGTGGGATTCATCACACTAGCAGGAATTTCAGTCAGAAATGGCATCTTGAAAGTCAGTCATTACATCAACTTGATGCGGTTTGAAGGTGAGAATTTTGACCACAAGATGATTATTCGTGGTTCGCTCGAACGATTAAGCCCTGTGTTGATGACTGCGTTGGTAACAGCTTTTGCATTGGCTCCTTTGCTTTTTGAAGCAGAGCGCCCGGGGACTGAGGTTTTACACCCAGTTGCGGTAGTAATTTTTTCAGGGCTAATCAGCTCCACGTTGCTTGATACGTTCCTGACTCCTGTCATGTTCTGGCTCTTTGGTCGTCGAGATGCCGAACGCTTGACAGAAGACAAAGACGCCGAAGCATTTTAA